Within the Oryzias melastigma strain HK-1 linkage group LG8, ASM292280v2, whole genome shotgun sequence genome, the region GTGCAGTCTTCATCAAAAAGTTCATGCCTTCCGCGCCGGATCACGCCAGGGTCCCTGACTGCGTCGGTGGGGGGATGGACTCCAagaagccattttttttcttgtttctcctTTAGTGTCTCACACAAATAAAAGCTTCTCTGGTATCGGATGGCTCTGGTAGTAGGAATAATAATATGTCATTGAGATTTTTGAACTAAACCTTTACTTACATGGTAAAATGTGCTGATTATTAAAAGATAATCaccaaaaaatgattattattaatactACAGTGCCACCGGATCCCCAAAGGAAAAGCAGGAACCCTTCACTTCCTGttgggaggggaaaaaaaaaatggagaccaaaataaaagtggtcGCCACTTTCCACTTGCGAAGGGCAGTCAGGGTGGCTGTTTTATTCCAAGTTGAGAAAAGCGGAAgagccacagaaaaaaaaaaagaaaaaaaaaaaaagctcctttttttcattttttccaatatATATTTTCAGACATTGTACTTTTCAGTCAGAAGCTTGATAAAGAttctttataatttatttatttaaatgaaaatatatttacgGTATATATAATATGTGTGtccagtctttttattttttttaaatcctttgaCCTTTACTGATAATCCCAGTCATCCTCCAGACAGTGTGAAAGGGAGAACAGCCATAAAGCCGCctctaaaaaaatactatttgtcGCTTTTACTGTTCCGGGCAGCTTTGTTCTCATTTCACCTGGATCTGAACGCTTCCTGGAAACCTGGGTCCACAGCGCACACACACCAATCAGTGTTTGTTATTCACCGCCTTTGCCAAACACTAATCTGACAACATGTTCAATGGCAAACACTTCCAAATATATACACTGAACGTGGCTGGAAATAATCCTAACAATCTGGACGGATCGCTGCATATGTGTGTTTCCACCGCTGGCGTCTTCGTGGAGAAGGGTGAAACGAGTCGCCCacattctggtgtttttttggctaaaagttgTGGAAGCGTTGTCTTATTCTGTCTTCCTGTCTGCTTCTTAAACAGAAGCCACAACACTGCGGTAGAAAAATCTGCCAATAGGAAAGGAGAGCTACAACCCTCAGCCTTGCAGACGTTCTCCTCCCTCACTTTAGATCTGAGTCTCTTGCACGTTTTCCTTTGAGCCGCTCTTAAAAAGTAGAGGCTCGTTCTGGCCCTTCCCCTTCAGGCCCTTCAGAGAGCTGTGAAGGCCCAACTGGGACAGAGGTACCGGCGAGGGCAGGGTGCAACTCGTGGGCACCCCCCCGCCAGCAGATGGGATCTGGGAGCAGGATAAGGTCTGTGATTGTGAGCAcgggttgttgttgttgttaaggCCCGCCCCCGGCCCCGTGCCAATGCCCAGCCCCATCATATTGTTGTTGAAGTGGTGGGTTTTGTAATAGTGGTTGAGGTGCTCTGACCGAGCCAGGTTGGGTAAGTTGACGATCTCCGGATGGTGCAACCGGAGGCTCTGCCCCCCTCCTATTCCACTGCTCCCGCCCTGCATCACCGTGGATCCTCCGGAGATGCCGCTGCCCCGCCCGCCGGCTCCGGGTCCCAGCTCGTCCTCCACGTTGATGATCTCGATGGCCCGGGCGGGGCCGTGGTGTTTGTGCAGCTGGTGCTGCTTCCTCAACTTGTAGAACACCACCAGCATCACCGCCGCCATAAAGGTAATCGCTACGAAGCAGCCGATGATGATCTTGGTGGTCTTCATCACATCGTCCAGACCCGAGAAGCCCGGCTCAGTGATCGGCACAGTGAAGGTTGGTCGAGTGGCgcgaggggaggaggaggatctgccgggagggagggaggaatcTGTGGTGGGAACGCCGCCAAACCACAGCTCCGACGATGTGGGACCAGGGTGACCCGGAAGGAAGGTCCCGTTGATGGGACCCAGGTCGTAGCTGTTCCCTCCTTCGCCCTCCGTCTCCACGGTAATCGTAGTGAAGTAGGTGTAGTTGACGTTGGTGTCGGCAGCGGTAACGTTGAGGACAGCGGTGGCGGTGGTGTTGCCGGCCGCGTTGGTAACCATGCAGGTGTACTGACCCGTGTCTCGCAGGGTGACATTTGTGAAGTTGAGAGTGCCATCGTGCAGGACGGATATCCGCACCCGGTAAGACCCGTGGGTCATTAACGTGCCGTTGGGGGTGATCCAGTTGACAGACGTGGTGGAAGTGCTTGTGCGGCACTTCAGCTCGGCGGCCATTCCCTCGGTGACATTCAGGTCAGTGGGCGGCTCCACGATGACGGGTGCATAACAGGTAAAGTGGCTCTGGTCAAGCTCGCCGATGTACTTGCCCTTTAAGATCGGGGGAGCGTGACAGCGGGCGCAGCAGGTGGTGTTGCTCGGCACCGTCTCTTTCAACCACCAGCTGAGCCAAAGCACATCACAGTTGCAGACCCAGGGGTTGTGGTTGAGGTGGACTCTCTCCAGCTGGTGGAGCGGTGTGAAGAGATCATGCGGCAACGAGTGCAAGGAATTGTGAGACAGGTTCAGCTCCTCCAGGTTTTTCAGGTCGTCAAAGGCGTTTCGTTCGATGACGGACACCTGCGAATGCATTAGCCACAACTTCCGGAGAGCCCCCAGACCCTGGAAGGAGCCGGGACGGATGATTTCCAGGCGGTTTCCTGACaactccagctcctccagccgCTCCAGCGCCGTCAGTTTGGGAATGTCCTTCAGCCCACACATGCCGAGGTTCAAGTACCTCAGATTGACGAGGCCCACGAAGGCCGCATCCGAGATGAAATCCAACTTTTTGAGTTCGCCCAAATCCAGCCGGCGGAGCGAGGGCACGCGGTTGAAGGCGTAGCCCGGTAGATCCTCGATGGGGTTGTTGCGCAGCCACAGCTCCCGCAGTTTGCTGAGATACTCGAACGCGTACGACGGCACCTGCGTGAGGCGGTTGTCGAAGAGTTCCAGTGTGTTGAGGTTGGGGAGGCCATTGAACGCTCCAACTTCAATCTGACGGATCTGATTCTTGGAGAGCTGGAGGATTTCAAGATGCCTCAGGTGCTTGAAGGTGTCCGACTTGATAACCTGCAGGAACACATAAgaataaaagttacaaaacaaaaaataacagagtattaaatgtagttttactaTTTCTTAACTGCTTCCAAGCCTTTACATGGTGAAAGAAACTTTTTACAATGCAAACAAGAAATTAGATCATTCGTATCTCATCGGGGTAAACGgtatttacagaaaatgtttgttttaaagaatattttagatcttttttgGCCACAGAATATTTTTCTTACTTCACAATCTCTTCTGTTTTACTCTTTTACTGAGCGAGCTTCTCTGTAGTGAATTAGCGGGCTCCGctttagcaagctagcaaactcctctgtagcgagctcctTTGTATCAAGCCAGCGAGCTCCacttagcatgctagcaagctccgctgtagcatgctagcgagtgcCAGTGTAACGAGCCCCATTATATCGAGCCGGCGAGTTAGCGGGCTACTATTTAGCGAGCAtctctgtagtgagctagcgagcatCGTTTTACAGAGCTAGCCACCTCCTCTGTTGCAAGTTAGTGGGCTCCTCTTTAGCAAGCTAGCGGGTTTGTTTTTAGCGAGCTCCTCTATAGCAAGTTAGCAGGTTCAAATTTAGCAAGCTTCTCTGTAGTGAGCTAACAGGCTCCACTTTAGCAaactagcaagctccattgtatcaagccagcaagctctgctgtagcgaacTAGCGAGCGCCGGTGTAATGATATTGAGCCAGCGAGTTAGCAAGCTACTCTTTAGCGAGCTTCTCTGTAGTTAGCTCCGCTTtagagagctagcgagctcctctgtagcaagttAGCAGGTTCAAATGTAGCAAGCTTCTCTGTGGTGAGCTAGCGAGTTCCTCCGTAGTAAGCTAACAGGCTCCACTTTAGCAAACTAGCGAGCGTCGGtgtagcaagctccattgtatcaAGCCAGCAATCTCTGCTGTAGCatatgctagcaagctctgctgtagcgaacTAGCGAGCGCCAGTGTAATGATATTGAGCCAGCGAGTTAGCAGGCTACTCTTTAGCGAGCTTCTCTGtttagtgagctagcaagctcggCTTTAGAGAGCTAGCCAcctcttctgtagcaagctagtgagctcctctttggagtgctagcgagctcttctgtagtgAGTAAATTCAGttcaaataaattttatttacatagcccAACATCCCAAAcaaaaatttgcctcattgggcttcagtTAGCGTAGTTGTctttagcaagctagcaaagttCTTTGAAGCGAGTTAGCGGGTTCCTCGTAGTAAGTTGGCGAGCTCCTCTAAGAATGTTTTTCTTAGTCTGTTTTACTCTtctttaacacttttaaaaatgtaaccctttaacacctgaggcgtcatcggtgacgcttaaacacaaaatatttaagcttttgtaacttttcaaccattaacacaatcaacgttgATTCGTAattactggaattacgttgatggTGTTAATAGTTGAAAGGTTACagcaaagaacataaacactggagctctggtatTAAGAAGTTAATTGAGGGCTAGCTCTGAAACTTCGATCACACCGCCATCGCTAACTTGCGTTTAGGcgactatttccaatgaaacgtcTATGGAAATGCGTTCAAAACTCATGTTCGTCCATCACTGCGTACATTTCTAAGACACTATTTGGGATCCTCTAATAACattgaacatgttgaaatttgaattattcgctctgaaattcccttttctcagcctcagaatccactggaattgtgttaattgtgtAGTTCAAAGACCGtgtgttattttgttgttgatgGAAATTTccccggtgttaaagggttaaccaacattttatttcccttttttgtgtCGTTCACTTGaacaaaacatttcttattCCACTCACAAGCATTAGTGTAATGGCAGCGCTGCACATAACTTGTAACTATTTGTCAACAACAATAATTTAATGTAATGTATtgaattttttatgattttttttagcaaaagcCAAACTAAAATAAGCTCAAATTACacgtttctgatttttttctgcataaacACACAACTTCAAGATAAAGATTCTGTCGAGGAAAGAAAGTCCCATAAGCACAAgtcctgaaaaacaaataaacatttatctcTGTTTTCTAATGCCTGCAGTGAGCAGCAGCACAAAGAATTCCCAGCTGATCCCATGtacattgtttattttaaacggAACAGAATCACTGCACCACCAGGAACTGCTCACGGACCCAAACCATCCGGACTGCTTCCTTTCAGAGACGCAGCCAGATATAAAAGTTAAGGCGACAGGATTGTTGTAGTCTGCAATCTCCTGAAACTGTAGAACTTATTACACTTGAGGGTCGGATCTGTCTTCTTCACTTATTGACATTTAGCTTTAGTCCCAGCTGCCCTTACGGGAGGATACGAGCAGCAAAATGAGCAAACCGGTATGAGGCACGGAGGTCGTAGAGGTTCAATGTGTTCAAGGACACGTCAACAcctgggcgggcaaggcgggaatcgaacctgcaatcttccgattgGGAGTCGACCACCCCAGTAAAGTGCTCATTTAAGCCAGGGGTCCCAGACTGTGGCCCACGGGTCGGATCAGGCCCGGCCCCCCACTCACTATCAGAAACACAGATCGAGAACCACAtggaacgtgactttttattccatcctTCTGAAGTCTGAGCTAATATGGGAGaggattgaatatttattggtttaatagtgattcactttttctttatttctttaatattaTTNNNNNNNNNNNNNNNNNNNNNNNNNNNNNNNNNNNNNNNNNNNNNNNNNNNNNNNNNNNNNNNNNNNNNNNNNNNNNNNNNNNNNNNNNNNNNNNNNNNNNNNNNNNNNNNNNNNNNNNNNNNNNNNNNNNNNNNNNNNNNNNNNNNNNNNNNNNNNNNNNNNNNNNNNNNNNNNNNNNNNNNNNNNNNNNNNNNNNNNNNNNNNNNNNNNNNNNNNNNNNNNNNNNNNNNNNNNNNNNNNNNNNNNNNNNNNNNNNNNNNNNNNNNNNNNNNNNNNNNNNNNNNNNNNNNNNNNNNNNNNNNNNNNNNNNNNNNNNNNNNNNNNNNNNNNNNNNNNNNNNNNNNNNNNNNNNNNNNNNNNNNNNNNNNNNNNNNNNNNNNNNNNNNNNNNNNNNNNNNNNNNNNNNNNNNNNNNNNNNNNNNNNNNNNNNNNNNNNNNNNNNNNNNNNNNNNNNNNNNNNNNNNNNNNNNNNNNNNNNNNNNNNNNNNNNNNNNNNNNNNNNNNNNNNNNNNNNNNNNNNNNNNNNNNNNNNNNNNNNNNNNNNNNNNNNNNNNNNNNNNNNNNNNNNNNNNNNNNNNNNNNNNNNNNNNNNNNNNNNNNNNNNNNNNNNNNNNNNNNNNNNNNNNNNNNNNNNNNNNNNNNNNNNNNNNNNNNNNNNNNNNNNNNNNNNNNNNNNNNNNNNNNNNNNNNNNNNNNNNNNNNNNNNNNNNNNNNNNNNNNNNNNNNNNNNNNNNNNNNNNNNNNNNNNNNNNNNNNNNNNNNNNNNNNNNNNNNNNNNNNNNNNNNNNNNNNNNNNNNNNNNNNNNNNNNNNNNNNNNNNNNNNNNNNNNNNNNNNNNNNNNNNNNNNNNNNNNNNNNNNNNNNNNNNNNNNNNNNNNNNNNNNNNNNNNNNNNNNNNNNNNNNNNNNNNNNNNNNNNNNNNNNNNNNNNNNNNNNNNNNNNNNNNNNNNNNNNNNNNNNNNNNNNNNNNNNNNNNNNNNNNNNNNNNNNNNNNNNNNNNNNNNNNNNNNNNNNNNNNNNNNNNNNNNNNNNNNNNNNNNNNNNNNNNNNNNNNNNNNNNNNNNNNNNNNNNNNNNNNNNNNNNNNNNNNNNNNNNNNNNNNNNNNNNNNNNNNNNNNNNNNNNNNNNNNNNNNNNNNNNNNNNNNNNNNNNNNNNNNNNNNNNNNNNNNNNNNNNNNNNNNNNNNNNNNNNNNNNNNNNNNNNNNNNNNNNNNNNNNNNNNNNNNNNNNNNNNNNNNNNNNNNNNNNNNNNNNNNNNNNNNNNNNNNNNNNNNNNNNNNNNNNNNNNNNNNNNNNNNNNNNNNNNNNNNNNNNNNNNNNNNNNNNNNNNNNNNNNNNNNNNNNNNNNNNNNNNNNNNNNNNNNNNNNNNNNNNNNNNNNNNNNNNNNNNNNNNNNNNNNNNNNNNNNNNNNNNNNNNNNNNNNNNNNNNNNNNNNNNNNNNNNNNNNNNNNNNNNNNNNNNNNNNNNNNNNNNNNNNNNNNNNNNNNNNNNNNNNNNNNNNNNNNNNNNNNNNNNNNNNNNNNNNNNNNNNNNNNNNNNNNNNNNNNNNNNNNNNNNNNNNNNNNNNNNNNNNNNNNNNNNNNNNNNNNNNNNNNNNNNNNNNNNNNNNNNNNNNNNNNNNNNNNNNNNNNNNNNNNNNNNNNNNNNNNNNNNNNNNNNNNNNNNNNNNNNNNNNNNNNNNNNNNNNNNNNNNNNNNNNNNNNNNNNNNNNNNNNNNNNNNNNNNNNNNNNNNNNNNNNNNNNNNNNNNNNNNNNNNNNNNNNNNNNNNNNNNNNNNNNNNNNNNNNNNNNNNNNNNNNNNNNNNNNNNNNNNNNNNNNNNNNNNNNNNNNNNNNNNNNNNNNNNNNNNNNNNNNNNNNNNNNNNNNNNNNNNNNNNNNNNNNNNNNNNNNNNNNNNNNNNNNNNNNNNNNNNNNNNNNNNNNNNNNNNNNNNNNNNNNNNNNNNNNNNNNNNNNNNNNNNNNNNNNNNNNNNNNNNNNNNNNNNNNNNNNNNNNNNNNNNNNNNNNNNNNNNNNNNNNNNNNNNNNNNNNNNNNNNNNNNNNNNNNNNNNNNNNNNNNNNNNNNNNNNNNNNNNNNNNNNNNNNNNNNNNNNNNNNNNNNNNNNNNNNNNNNNNNNNNNNNNNNNNNNNNNNNNNNNNNNNNNNNNNNNNNNNNNNNNNNNNNNNNNNNNNNNNNNNNNNNNNNNNNNNNNNNNNNNNNNNNNNNNNNNNNNNNNNNNNNNNNNNNNNNNNNNNNNNNNNNNNNNNNNNNNNNNNNNNNNNNNNNNNNNNNNNNNNNNNNNNNNNNNNNNNNNNNNNNNNNNNNNNNNNNNNNNNNNNNNNNNNNNNNNNNNNNNNNNNNNNNNNNNNNNNNNNNNNNNNNNNNNNNNNNNNNNNNNNNNNNNNNNNNNNNNNNNNNNNNNNNNNNNNNNNNNNNNNNNNNNNNNNNNNNNNNNNNNNNNNNNNNNNNNNNNNNNNNNNNNNNNNNNNNNNNNNNNNNNNNNNNNNNNNNNNNNNNNNNNNNNNNNNNNNNNNNNNNNNNNNNNNNNNNNNNNNNNNNNNNNNNNNNNNNNNNNNNNNNNNNNNNNNNNNNNNNNNNNNNNNNNNNNNNNNNNNNNNNNNNNNNNNNNNNNNNNNNNNNNNNNNNNNNNNNNNNNNNNNNNNNNNNNNNNNNNNNNNNNNNNNNNNNNNN harbors:
- the lrrc4ba gene encoding leucine-rich repeat-containing protein 4B; translation: MRIATLTCLPGPSPFLFLLAQLLLWLLLLLPGREFVGAASCPSLCTCSNQASRVICTRQNLEQVPESISVNTRYLNLQENSIQVIKSDTFKHLRHLEILQLSKNQIRQIEVGAFNGLPNLNTLELFDNRLTQVPSYAFEYLSKLRELWLRNNPIEDLPGYAFNRVPSLRRLDLGELKKLDFISDAAFVGLVNLRYLNLGMCGLKDIPKLTALERLEELELSGNRLEIIRPGSFQGLGALRKLWLMHSQVSVIERNAFDDLKNLEELNLSHNSLHSLPHDLFTPLHQLERVHLNHNPWVCNCDVLWLSWWLKETVPSNTTCCARCHAPPILKGKYIGELDQSHFTCYAPVIVEPPTDLNVTEGMAAELKCRTSTSTTSVNWITPNGTLMTHGSYRVRISVLHDGTLNFTNVTLRDTGQYTCMVTNAAGNTTATAVLNVTAADTNVNYTYFTTITVETEGEGGNSYDLGPINGTFLPGHPGPTSSELWFGGVPTTDSSLPPGRSSSSPRATRPTFTVPITEPGFSGLDDVMKTTKIIIGCFVAITFMAAVMLVVFYKLRKQHQLHKHHGPARAIEIINVEDELGPGAGGRGSGISGGSTVMQGGSSGIGGGQSLRLHHPEIVNLPNLARSEHLNHYYKTHHFNNNMMGLGIGTGPGAGLNNNNNPCSQSQTLSCSQIPSAGGGVPTSCTLPSPVPLSQLGLHSSLKGLKGKGQNEPLLFKSGSKENVQETQI